One region of Athene noctua chromosome 18, bAthNoc1.hap1.1, whole genome shotgun sequence genomic DNA includes:
- the CASKIN2 gene encoding caskin-2 isoform X5 yields MRPLHYAAWQGRVEPVRVLLRAAASVNMASLDGQIPLHLSAQYGHYEVSEMLLQHQSNPCLINKAKKTPLDLACEFGRLKVAQLLLNSHLCVALLEGQSKDATDPNYTTPLHLAAKNGHKEIIRQLLKAGIEINKQTKTGTALHEAALYGKTEVVRLLLEGGVDVNIRNTYNQTALDIVNQFTTSHASKDIKQLLREASGILKVRALKDFWNLHDPTALNVRAGDVITVLEQHPDGRWKGHIHDAQKGTDRVGYFPPSIAEVISKRTGMVVPRVAPAQQRQGPPGALLAPPGGLQHFPDECPHQAAPSVPAAYGHLTLTRTAPGPDSSAGDRNSVGSEGSIGSIRSAGSGQSTEGTNGQSTSILIENTRPLPSASDNLQQHLLGSEPRNGQLTSPAGPPSHQAPGSCPPGDRVFSHQFLRPEQLLEGKDAEAIYNWLSEFQLESYTANFLNAGYDVPTISRMTPEDLTAIGVTKPGHRKKISTEIGQLSIAEWLPNYIPADLMDWLSAIGLPQYHKKLVNNGYDSITIVTDLTWEDLQEIGINKLGHQKKIMLAVKKLRDLRKSLNQAEATLARRKVPGALDIVTIESLENGECQSPHTPKMMTFQDSELSYELQTAMSNSCHETLGIKSSQGMSRSQESIGVRSRGSGHSQDNVLSRHLSSPSQESLGSGESSSSSGQSCAPPRSKESPASLPGQPSPEPYGKLVSPEGLNGYANGSGGSPLKERNLPEGTDQYARPAAQKGAGTPAVTPCTPPQTPSKATAPYVFMYPHVSLKSPTVPSLLGAEQPKTLAHPYPSISPGQKSSLQTSAQKAFNYLHSQCGPTEPPAMSPTAGAAPGAWQAGEQHSGGEGFKYKKRSHSLNRYALSDGEHEEEEGVPTSTLGSYATLTRRPGRSQMPRACVQTDAKVTRSQSFAIRAKRKGPPPPPPKRLSSVSTALAAEADGEQPPDPERQPAAPQDVADTVASPGDTSCGRTVKSLAAALEGTPGASPPKPLLAPKPLHVAQDCLPRADVDDESYNGGDSSSTTLSDASRDLFESSKPRRRTFSEPSAPMTEVAAQGGREDACSDTEEETKPGVSSSSQNSSSECIPFAEEGNLTIKQRPKPTGHPKADTAVPDTEPSSQPAEPPCSTGKEPALPTAAKELPVLEFNLTESDTVKRRPRFREREPLQAVLKAFSMAGQDEAGASPAPQYAQAQAVSIAGPTVPAPAPRAGMAGDAFDDDSVEFRIAEIEKSILSLEKGIKKAPSPTKAPSPTELLGTAVVRTPAPDVPAKHTSVASTKLVFSGPKTIYQQVLQPSRHTVAPWAATEAVPDVIGSLAGPGSLTLEAGNVLAKPLATAPGAALVQQRLEQTNSTLAAALQVAEKKMTVEEAESHPGAMHSAKNILEDISNMFDDLADQLDAMLD; encoded by the exons ATGCGGCCCTTGCACTACGCGGCCTGGCAGGGGCGCGTGGAGCCGGTGCGGGTGCTGCTGCGTGCTGCTGCCTCCGTCAATATGGCCTCGCTGGATGGGCAGATCCCGCTGCACCTCTCGGCACAGTATGGCCACTACGAGGTG TCGGAGATGCTGCTCCAGCACCAGTCCAACCCCTGCCTCATCAACAAGGCGAAGAAAACCCCCCTGGACCTGGCCTGCGAGTTTGGGCGGCTGAAG GtggcccagctgctgctgaacagccATCTGTGCGTCGCCCTCCTGGAGGGACAGTCCAAGGATGCCACCGACCCCAACTACACCACCCCACTGCACCTGGCAGCCAAGAACGGGCACAAGGAGATCATCAG gCAGCTGCTGAAGGCTGGGATCGAGATCAACAAGCAGACAAAGACAGGCACAGCCCTGCACGAGGCTGCGCTCTACGGCAAAACGGAGGTGGTGCGgttgctgctggag GGCGGCGTTGATGTGAACATCAGGAACACCTACAACCAGACGGCACTGGACATCGTGAACCAGTTCACCACCTCGCACGCCAGCAAGGACATCAAGCAGCTGCTGAGAG AGGCATCAGGAATCCTGAAGGTCCGAGCTTTGAAGGATTTTTGGAACCTCCACGACCCAACTGCTCTCAATGTCCGGGCAGGAGACGTCATCACG GTTCTAGAACAACATCCAGATGGGCGATGGAAGGGGCACATCCACGACGCTCAGAAAGGCACTGACCGGGTCGGGTACTTCCCCCCCTCCATTGCTGAAGTCATCAGCAAGCGAACAG GCATGGTTGTCCCCCGCGTGGCACCCGCGCAGCAGCGCCAGGGTCCCCCCGGGGCCCTCCTGGCCCCCCCCGGCGGGCTGCAGCACTTCCCCGACGAGTGTCCTCACCAGGCAGCCCCGAGCGTCCCAGCGGCCTATGGCCACCTCACCCTAACCCGGACGGCCCCGGGCCCTGACAGCTCAG CAGGAGACAGGAACAGTGTGGGCAGCGAGGGCAGCATCGGGAGTATCCGCAGTGCCGGCAGCGGCCAAAGCACCGAGGGCACCAACGGGCAGAGCACCAGCATCCTCATCGAGAACACCAGG ccgCTGCCCTCCGCCAGCGACAACCTCCAGCAACACCTTTTGGGATCGGAGCCGCGCAATGGGCAGTTGACCTCCCCGGCAG GGCCACCGAGCCACCAGgccccaggcagctgcccccCTGGAGACAGGGTCTTCTCCCACCAGTTCTTGCGGCCTGAGCAGCTCCTCGAGGGGAAG GACGCAGAAGCCATTTACAACTGGCTGAGTGAGTTCCAGCTGGAGTCGTACACCGCCAACTTCCTCAACGCCGGCTACGACGTCCCCACCATCAGCCGCATGACCCCGGAG GATCTGACAGCCATCGGCGTGACCAAGCCGGGCCACAGGAAGAAGATCTCCACTGAGATCGGGCAGCTCAGCATCGCCGAGTGGCTGCCCAACTACATCCCG GCTGACCTGATGGACTGGCTCAGTGCCATCGGATTGCCCCAGTACCACAAAAAGCTGGTGAACAATGGCTACGACTCCATCACCATTGTCACGGACCTGACATGGGAGGATCTGCAAGAGATCGGCATCAACAAGCTGG GCCACCAGAAGAAGATCATGTTGGCTGTCAAGAAGCTCAGAGACCTCCGCAAAAGCCTCAACCAAGCAGAAGCAACTCTGGCAAGACGCAAAGTCCCCGGTGCCCTGGACATTGTCACCATCGAGTCACTGGAGAATGGGGAGTGCCAAtccccacacacccccaaaatGATGACCTTCCAGGACAGCGAGCTCAGCTACGAGCTCCAAACAGCCATGTCCAACAGCTGCCACGAGACGCTCGGCATCAAGAGCAGCCAAGGGATGTCACGGAGCCAGGAGAGCATCGGGGTGCGGTCCCGGGGCTCAGGGCACTCGCAGGACAATGTGCTGTCCCGACACCTCTCCAGCCCCTCGCAGGAGAGCCTGGGCAgcggggagagcagcagcagcagtgggcagTCCTGCGCACCGCCCCGCAGCAAGGAGAGCCCGGCCAGCCTGCCGGGACAGCCCAGTCCCGAGCCCTACGGGAAGCTCGTCTCCCCTGAGGGGCTGAACGGCTATGCCAACGGCAGTGGGGGCAGCCCTCTCAAGGAGAGGAACCTGCCTGAAGGCACGGATCAGTATGCCCGGCCGGCAGCTCAGAAAGGTGCCGGGACACCAGCGGTCACCCCCTGTACTCCTCCCCAGACCCCCAGCAAAGCAACAGCCCCATATGTCTTCATGTACCCACACGTCTCCTTGAAATCCCCGACGGTCCCTTCCctcctgggagcagagcagcccaagACCCTGGCACACCCGTACCCCTCCATCTCCCCTGGACAGAAGAGCAGTCTGCAGACGTCGGCCCAAAAAGCCTTCAACTATCTGCACAGCCAGTGTGGCCCCACAGAGCCGCCCGCCATGTCGCCCACAGCTggggcggcgccgggcgcctGGCAGGCCGGGGAGCAGCACAGCGGGGGTGAAGGCTTCAAGTACAAGAAGCGTTCACACAGCCTGAACCGCTACGCGCTGTCGGACGGGGagcatgaggaggaggagggggtgccCACCAGCACCCTGGGCTCCTATGCCACCCTGACGCGGCGGCCGGGCCGCAGCCAGATGCCACGGGCCTGTGTGCAGACGGATGCCAAGGTGACCCGCAGCCAGTCCTTTGCCATCCGGGCCAAGCGCAAGGGCCCTCCACCGCCGCCCCCCAAGCGCCTGAGCTCCGTCTCCACTGCCCTCGCTGCTGAGGCAGACGGTGAGCAGCCCCCTGACCCCGAGCGGcagcccgcagccccccaggatGTGGCTGACACGGTCGCCAGCCCTGGTGACACCAGCTGCGGCAGGACGGTGAAGAGCCTGGCGGCTGCGCTAGAGGGGACCCCGGGGGCGAGTCCACCCAAGCCCCTCCTGGCCCCAAAACCACTGCACGTGGCTCAGGACTGTCTCCCCAGGGCAGATGTGGATGATGAGTCCTACAATGGTggtgacagcagcagcaccacgCTTTCTGATGCCAGCAGGGACCTCTTCGAGAGCAGCAAGCCACGGAGACGGACATTCAGTGAGCCCAGCGCTCCCATGACAGAGGTGGCTGCACAGGGTGGGCGGGAGGACGCCTGCTCAGACACGGAGGAGGAGACCAAGCCGGGGGTCTCCTCATCCTCCCAGAACAGCTCCAGTGAGTGCATCCCCTTTGCAGAAGAAGGCAACTTAACCATCAAACAGCGGCCAAAGCCCACGGGGCACCCCAAGGCCGACACAGCTGTACCGGACACAGAGCCCAgttcccagccagcagagcccccctGCTCCACTGGGAAGGAACCAGCTCTGCCCACTGCTGccaaggagctgcctgtgctaGAGTTCAACCTCACCGAGTCGGACACGGTGAAGCGCCGGCCCCGCTTCAGGGAGCGGGAGCCGCTGCAGGCGGTGCTGAAGGCGTTCAGCATGGCAGGGCAGGATGAAGCAGGGGCCAGCCCAGCACCCCAGTATGCCCAGGCCCAAGCAGTGAGCATCGCGGGCCCCACCGTGCCGGCACCAGCACCACGAGCCGGGATGGCCGGGGATGCCTTTGACGATGACAGCGTGGAGTTCAGGATTGCTGAGATAGAGAAAAGCATCTTGTCTCTGGAGAAGGGAATCAAGAAGGCACCGAGTCCCACGaaagcccccagccccacggagCTGCTCGGCACCGCCGTGGTGAGGACGCCTGCTCCAG ATGTCCCTGCCAAGCACACCTCCGTGGCATCCACCAAGCTGGTCTTCTCCGGGCCCAAAACCATCTACCAGCAGGTCCTGCAGCCCTCCCGCCACACCGTTGCTCCCTGGGCGGCCACCGAGGCGGTGCCGGATGTGATCGGGTCCCTGGCCGGTCCTGGCTCGCTGACACTGGAGGCGGGCAACGTGTTGGCCAAGCCGTTGGCAACTGCCCCGGGGGCCGCCCTGGTCCAGCAGCGGCTGGAGCAGACCAACTCCACCCTGGCTGCTGCGCTGCAGGTGGCTGAGAAGAAGATGACGGTGGAGGAGGCGGAGAG CCACCCCGGGGCCATGCACTCAGCCAAGAACATCCTGGAAGACATCAGCAACATGTTTGATGACCTGGCTGACCAGCTGGACGCGATGCTGGACTGA